TTGTTCTGGTCTTCTGGACAAATTGTTAGAGTTGGGAACAGGGGAGCAAGCAGGCTGGAACTTTGCTAGCTTTCGTGGACAGCTAGCGCTTGATAGGTGGACCGCTATGCGCACGACCATCGATAGCACTGACATGCCAACAAGTGTGCTGATCTGGCACATTGCAACGGAGATATGCTACTTGACTGAAGAAAACAACAATGATCCACCTAAGAAGACAAGGGTGAGCAGAGATCTATCAAACTATATCATGTACCTTGTCTTCACGTGTGGTGTGATGCCTACAGGAAGCTCCAAACTCGTACCTTTGCTCACCCATAAGGAAATCAGGGAAGCTATTGGACCATATGCTGCTATGGCCACTAGGGATGAAGCTATTAGGATGGTGCTTGAAGCTAATAACAGAGAAAAGCCACAA
This sequence is a window from Aegilops tauschii subsp. strangulata cultivar AL8/78 chromosome 7, Aet v6.0, whole genome shotgun sequence. Protein-coding genes within it:
- the LOC109738006 gene encoding uncharacterized protein, whose translation is MRTTIDSTDMPTSVLIWHIATEICYLTEENNNDPPKKTRVSRDLSNYIMYLVFTCGVMPTGSSKLVPLLTHKEIREAIGPYAAMATRDEAIRMVLEANNREKPQSADTDDMGGGSSQPATQVAIRSPVVPRACIVANELNTMPRDGRWGLIGDVWLEMFFYIAPRCGGDFHAHHLNTGGEFVTHVLQLMRLLGPFLPPPDA